One Egicoccus halophilus genomic region harbors:
- a CDS encoding transposase: MGHDNERRQPRPRRKFSDEFKRDAVDLVLTTGRPVAEVAAELGIYDSTLGNWVRRHQDEQAAGSGIAPDERARLKELEAENAKLRMERDLLKRTVAFWVKESPQ, translated from the coding sequence ATGGGACACGACAACGAACGACGACAACCAAGACCGCGCCGCAAGTTCTCCGACGAGTTCAAGCGCGACGCGGTCGACCTGGTGCTCACGACCGGCCGCCCGGTCGCGGAGGTCGCCGCGGAGCTGGGGATCTACGACTCCACGCTGGGCAACTGGGTGCGTCGCCACCAGGACGAACAGGCCGCCGGCAGCGGCATCGCACCTGACGAGCGCGCCAGATTGAAGGAGCTCGAGGCGGAGAACGCCAAGCTTCGGATGGAGCGTGATCTGCTCAAACGAACCGTGGCCTTCTGGGTGAAGGAGTCACCGCAGTGA
- a CDS encoding IS3 family transposase, whose product MTRYRCVAARKAEGFNVNAACAAAGVSRSAFYAWLERGEGPTEAEWDEARLINEIRDLHAASDGTYGEPRMTAELVDKGWVLNRKRTARLMRQERLQGHRPRRRRSLTKADEAAPAIEDLVGRRFQPQLLDTVWAGDITYVRTGQGWLYLATVIDLASRRLIGWSMGDRHDATLVVDALEMAVAARGRRKMDGTIFHHDRGSEYTSETFRTACRDLGVTQSCGRTGSCLDNAVAESFFATLKVELIHRLHLPTRAAARRAIFVWVHRYNHRRRHSTIGMIPPALYEQHQRQTQSLPSTVAA is encoded by the coding sequence GTGACGCGCTATCGCTGCGTGGCCGCCCGGAAGGCCGAAGGGTTCAACGTCAACGCTGCCTGCGCCGCCGCCGGTGTGTCACGCTCGGCGTTCTACGCCTGGCTCGAGCGCGGCGAGGGGCCGACCGAGGCGGAGTGGGACGAAGCGCGGCTGATCAACGAGATCCGTGATCTGCACGCCGCCTCGGACGGCACCTACGGCGAGCCGCGCATGACCGCTGAGCTGGTGGACAAGGGGTGGGTGCTCAACCGCAAGCGCACCGCCCGGCTGATGCGCCAGGAACGGCTGCAGGGCCATCGTCCCCGGCGTCGTCGGTCGTTGACCAAAGCGGATGAGGCCGCGCCGGCGATCGAGGATCTGGTCGGCCGTAGGTTCCAGCCGCAACTGCTCGACACCGTCTGGGCCGGTGACATCACCTACGTCCGCACCGGTCAGGGATGGCTGTACCTGGCCACCGTGATCGACCTGGCATCCCGGCGGCTGATCGGCTGGTCCATGGGTGACCGCCACGACGCGACGCTGGTCGTCGATGCGCTCGAGATGGCGGTCGCCGCCCGTGGGCGACGCAAGATGGACGGCACGATCTTTCATCACGACCGCGGCTCGGAGTACACCTCCGAGACGTTTCGAACCGCGTGCCGCGACCTGGGTGTCACCCAGTCGTGCGGGCGGACCGGCTCGTGCCTCGATAACGCGGTTGCTGAGAGCTTCTTCGCGACGTTGAAGGTTGAGCTCATCCACCGGCTGCACCTACCGACCCGAGCCGCCGCCCGCCGGGCGATCTTTGTCTGGGTCCATCGCTACAACCATCGACGGCGGCACTCCACGATCGGGATGATCCCGCCAGCCCTCTACGAACAGCACCAACGGCAGACCCAGTCGCTACCGTCGACGGTGGCCGCATAA
- a CDS encoding addiction module protein — translation MTEHAQSLLREALSLPEAERADLVAELLVSLEGPPEGDDVAVEQAWAEELERRARRISAGESQGQAWTDVRDRVRRALTDG, via the coding sequence ATGACCGAACACGCCCAGTCACTGCTTCGCGAGGCTCTCTCGCTGCCCGAGGCGGAGCGGGCCGACCTTGTTGCTGAGCTCTTGGTCAGCCTCGAGGGACCTCCTGAGGGTGACGACGTTGCAGTTGAGCAAGCGTGGGCGGAGGAACTCGAGCGGCGCGCACGACGGATCTCGGCGGGCGAGTCGCAGGGCCAGGCGTGGACCGACGTGCGTGACCGCGTTCGCCGGGCGCTGACGGACGGGTGA